The Planctomycetia bacterium genome includes a region encoding these proteins:
- a CDS encoding DUF1501 domain-containing protein — protein sequence MRIGLRTSVAQSEMGDRTNQAWTRRALLRAGVGGWSSLSLLGLWQTQAALAQTPFVAPGKIRSCIFLFYYGGPSHLDTYDPKPDAPAEVRGEFSTISTSVPGLHVSEHLPRMARVMHKVALVRGMHHAARLHDSASIHALTGRPLEGPDRELFDKLPQFYPSFGSTVSYLNREQNIIIPHAALPFVFRNVQDVPCQGAGFLGSSFDPLQVSCNIERQAYDAGAIAPARDVSGERLAGRRHLLASMNERVAVEAAATARVTAVYDRAFQLFASRRVQEALDLSRESTPTRERYGFGPPPAAIGEGGGGGNGAELASGRQMRGQNLLVARRLVEAGVPFVNVYDFQQQGQNWDAHFKCFHQHKEYLLPLADQSLATLIEDLDERGLLDSTLVVAMGEFGRTPRINKEGGRDHWPDCYTALLAGGGVQGGAVYGASDRFGAFPADAPVTPGDLAATIFWRFGLEPRTEIHDSLGRPHRIATGEPIKSLFTS from the coding sequence ATGCGTATTGGTTTGCGGACTTCCGTCGCACAGTCCGAAATGGGCGACCGTACTAACCAGGCGTGGACGCGCCGAGCTCTGTTGCGCGCCGGAGTCGGCGGCTGGAGCAGCCTGAGCTTGCTGGGCCTCTGGCAGACGCAGGCGGCGCTTGCACAAACGCCATTTGTTGCGCCGGGAAAGATTCGTTCCTGCATTTTTCTTTTCTACTACGGCGGGCCGAGTCATCTCGACACCTATGATCCGAAACCCGACGCACCTGCAGAAGTGCGCGGCGAATTCTCCACGATTTCCACGAGCGTGCCGGGACTCCACGTCAGCGAACATTTGCCGCGCATGGCGCGCGTGATGCACAAGGTCGCGCTGGTTCGTGGAATGCATCATGCGGCGCGGCTGCATGACTCGGCGTCGATCCACGCGCTCACCGGACGGCCGCTGGAGGGACCGGACCGGGAGCTATTCGACAAACTGCCGCAGTTTTATCCCAGCTTCGGCAGCACGGTGTCGTACCTGAATCGCGAACAGAACATCATAATTCCGCATGCCGCCTTGCCGTTCGTGTTTCGCAATGTGCAGGACGTTCCCTGCCAGGGCGCGGGATTCTTGGGGAGTTCGTTTGACCCGCTGCAGGTTTCCTGCAATATCGAAAGGCAGGCCTATGACGCGGGCGCGATTGCGCCGGCGCGCGATGTTAGTGGCGAACGACTCGCCGGACGACGCCACTTGCTGGCCTCCATGAACGAACGCGTCGCCGTCGAAGCCGCGGCCACGGCGCGCGTGACCGCGGTCTATGACCGCGCTTTCCAATTGTTCGCCTCGCGTCGAGTTCAAGAAGCGCTCGATCTTTCGCGCGAGTCAACGCCAACGCGCGAACGCTACGGCTTCGGGCCGCCCCCCGCCGCAATCGGTGAAGGCGGAGGCGGCGGCAACGGCGCTGAATTGGCCTCGGGACGTCAAATGCGTGGGCAGAATCTCCTGGTGGCCCGCCGGTTGGTCGAGGCGGGAGTGCCGTTTGTGAATGTCTATGACTTTCAACAGCAAGGTCAAAATTGGGATGCACATTTCAAATGCTTCCATCAACATAAGGAATATCTGTTGCCGCTCGCCGATCAATCCTTGGCGACGTTGATCGAAGATTTGGACGAACGCGGGTTGCTGGATTCGACTTTGGTCGTCGCGATGGGTGAGTTTGGCCGCACGCCTCGAATCAACAAGGAGGGCGGGCGCGACCATTGGCCCGATTGTTATACCGCGTTGTTGGCCGGCGGCGGCGTGCAGGGCGGCGCGGTTTACGGCGCCAGCGATCGTTTCGGCGCTTTTCCGGCAGACGCTCCCGTGACGCCGGGCGATCTCGCCGCGACCATTTTTTGGCGATTCGGCCTGGAGCCGCGAACGGAGATTCACGATTCGCTAGGCCGACCTCATCGCATCGCCACGGGCGAGCCGATCAAGTCGCTTTTCACCAGCTAG
- a CDS encoding ankyrin repeat domain-containing protein produces the protein MECHSRGANEILDQVSTAFCADNAAEVRRLLDENPSLKARIDEPLGPFDAPAIVNVRSREMLDALLDAGANLDAKSKWWAGGFGLLHSASPELAAYAIQRGAVVDVHAAARLGLIDRLGELVSAEPALVHARGGDGQTPLHFARTIEVAEYLLEHGAEIDARDVDHESTAAQWMTDERHELARVLIDRGCRADLLLASAVGDIALAKRLLDADPEAIRARVNDDCFPKTDPRSGGTIYQWTLGFHVSPHQVARKFGHDDLFQFLWERSPATVKLLTACWLGDEARAHAMRTEHPGVTAELTAAEQRNVAHAARNNETAAVRLFLECGLPVDTCGQHHATPLHWAAFHGNLGMAQALLCHSPPLEATDADFHGTPLGWAIHGSEHGWYAQTGDYAATVDALLQAGARPPAQQGGSLAVREALRRHGT, from the coding sequence ATGGAATGCCACTCACGCGGCGCGAACGAGATTCTTGACCAGGTCTCCACGGCATTTTGTGCTGATAATGCGGCCGAGGTGCGTCGCCTGCTCGACGAGAATCCGTCGCTTAAGGCGAGGATTGACGAGCCGCTGGGGCCGTTTGATGCTCCGGCGATCGTCAATGTCCGTAGCCGCGAAATGCTCGACGCCCTTTTGGACGCAGGCGCGAACCTGGATGCCAAGAGCAAGTGGTGGGCGGGCGGATTTGGACTCTTGCATAGTGCCAGCCCAGAGCTAGCCGCTTACGCCATTCAGCGAGGTGCAGTTGTTGACGTCCATGCGGCGGCGCGGCTGGGGCTGATCGACCGGCTAGGAGAGTTGGTGTCCGCCGAGCCCGCATTGGTTCACGCGCGCGGCGGCGACGGCCAAACGCCGCTCCACTTCGCGCGCACTATTGAGGTGGCGGAGTATCTCCTCGAACACGGCGCGGAGATCGACGCGCGGGACGTGGACCATGAATCGACCGCCGCCCAATGGATGACCGATGAGCGGCACGAACTCGCGCGCGTGCTGATCGACCGGGGTTGCCGAGCGGACCTGTTGTTGGCCAGCGCCGTCGGCGACATCGCGCTTGCGAAGCGGCTGCTCGACGCCGACCCCGAGGCGATTCGTGCCCGGGTGAATGACGATTGTTTTCCCAAGACCGACCCCCGCTCAGGCGGAACGATTTACCAGTGGACCTTGGGCTTCCATGTCTCGCCCCATCAGGTCGCTCGTAAGTTCGGTCATGACGATCTGTTCCAATTCCTTTGGGAGCGCAGCCCTGCGACGGTGAAGCTGCTCACGGCATGTTGGCTTGGCGACGAGGCCCGTGCGCACGCGATGCGGACGGAGCATCCGGGCGTGACCGCGGAGTTGACGGCCGCTGAGCAGCGAAATGTCGCGCACGCGGCGCGCAACAACGAAACGGCCGCCGTGCGACTGTTCTTGGAGTGCGGACTTCCGGTCGACACCTGCGGGCAACATCATGCCACGCCGCTCCATTGGGCGGCGTTTCATGGCAACCTCGGCATGGCCCAAGCACTGCTGTGTCACAGCCCGCCGCTAGAGGCGACCGACGCCGACTTCCACGGCACGCCGCTCGGCTGGGCCATCCACGGCTCCGAACATGGCTGGTATGCGCAAACCGGAGACTACGCAGCCACGGTGGACGCGCTGCTGCAAGCCGGAGCGCGCCCCCCCGCGCAACAAGGCGGAAGCTTGGCGGTGCGAGAAGCTTTGCGGCGGCATGGCACTTAA
- the ycaC gene encoding isochorismate family cysteine hydrolase YcaC — translation MAYQYRRLDKHDVAVLLVDHQSGLCNIVGDFSPDEFKNNVLALADTAKYFKLPTILTTSFENGPNGPLMPELKEMFPDAPYIARPGNINAWDNEDFVKAVKATSKRQLLIAGVVTEVCVAFPALSALEEGYEVFVVTDASGTFNQTTRLAAWSRMEQAGAQLMSWFGVACELHRDWRNDIEGLGRLFSNHLPAYRNLMTSYGAGK, via the coding sequence ATGGCTTACCAATATCGCCGTCTCGACAAGCACGACGTCGCCGTATTGCTGGTCGATCACCAGTCCGGGCTGTGCAACATCGTCGGAGATTTTTCTCCGGACGAGTTCAAAAACAACGTGTTGGCGCTCGCGGACACTGCCAAATACTTCAAGCTCCCGACGATCTTGACCACCAGTTTCGAGAACGGCCCGAACGGACCGCTCATGCCGGAGCTGAAGGAAATGTTTCCCGACGCGCCGTACATCGCACGGCCGGGCAACATCAACGCTTGGGACAACGAGGACTTCGTGAAGGCCGTGAAGGCCACCAGCAAGAGGCAATTGTTGATCGCCGGCGTGGTGACGGAAGTCTGCGTAGCGTTTCCGGCGCTCTCGGCGCTCGAAGAAGGCTACGAAGTGTTTGTCGTGACGGACGCCTCGGGCACGTTCAATCAAACCACGCGACTGGCAGCCTGGTCTCGCATGGAACAAGCCGGCGCCCAATTGATGAGCTGGTTCGGCGTCGCCTGCGAGCTCCACCGCGACTGGCGCAACGACATCGAAGGCCTCGGCCGGCTGTTCTCAAATCACCTGCCGGCTTACCGGAATCTGATGACCAGCTATGGGGCCGGGAAATAG
- a CDS encoding DegT/DnrJ/EryC1/StrS family aminotransferase — MHEQVSRRGFIQAAAAGSAASCISSGSAFGAFAAPVSKPAALGGEPAHSADWPGWPEWREDWEADVLRVLRSGDWYRGGDTGKVPDFEVAYASLLGAKRCLAVSSGTTALTVALHVMGVDAGDEVIVSPYTFIATYNAILSLKALPVFADTNPETLTIDPATIESRITNRTRAIVPVHIYGMPCDMEPINAIAKRRNLAVVEDACQAWLAEYHGKMCGALADLGCFSFQNSKHLPAGEGGAITGNSDELIDRCYAYHNCGSAFGTFQGRGHFSRGNNYRMQHFQAAILLQQMEKLVEETEVRRASADYLATQLKDIAGVTPARLPENSRAVWHLYPLRYDATAFQGLPRNKFIKALRAEGVPCSDGYHEQYHDGLLDEAMNSRGFQRLFSADRLKSYRESYQDLAGNRQVCTTTVALPQNLLLAERSQLDRIVEAMRKIQAHCVEINQAT; from the coding sequence ATGCACGAGCAGGTGTCCCGGCGAGGCTTCATCCAGGCGGCGGCCGCTGGTTCGGCGGCGTCCTGCATTTCCAGCGGATCGGCGTTCGGCGCGTTCGCGGCGCCGGTGTCAAAGCCAGCCGCACTCGGGGGCGAGCCAGCTCACTCCGCAGATTGGCCCGGCTGGCCGGAATGGCGCGAGGACTGGGAAGCCGACGTCTTGCGCGTGCTGCGCAGCGGCGATTGGTATCGTGGCGGCGACACCGGGAAAGTGCCCGATTTCGAGGTCGCCTACGCCAGCCTGCTCGGCGCGAAGCGATGTCTGGCCGTGTCCAGCGGCACCACGGCCTTGACCGTGGCCTTGCACGTCATGGGCGTCGACGCCGGCGATGAAGTCATCGTCTCGCCGTATACGTTTATCGCGACTTACAACGCGATCCTTTCGCTGAAGGCGTTGCCGGTTTTCGCCGACACGAATCCCGAGACATTAACGATCGATCCGGCCACGATCGAAAGCCGGATCACGAATCGCACGCGCGCGATCGTGCCCGTACACATTTATGGCATGCCATGCGACATGGAGCCGATTAACGCCATCGCTAAGCGGCGCAACCTGGCCGTGGTGGAAGACGCCTGTCAGGCCTGGCTCGCTGAATATCACGGAAAGATGTGCGGCGCGCTCGCCGATCTCGGCTGCTTCAGCTTTCAGAACTCAAAGCATCTGCCCGCGGGTGAAGGGGGCGCGATCACCGGCAACAGCGACGAGCTGATCGATCGCTGCTACGCCTACCACAATTGCGGCTCCGCCTTCGGCACGTTCCAGGGAAGGGGCCACTTCAGCCGCGGCAACAACTACCGGATGCAGCATTTTCAAGCGGCGATCTTGCTGCAGCAAATGGAGAAGCTCGTTGAAGAGACCGAAGTCCGGCGCGCAAGCGCCGACTATCTCGCCACGCAGCTCAAGGACATCGCCGGCGTCACGCCGGCGCGGCTGCCGGAAAATAGCCGCGCCGTGTGGCACCTCTATCCGTTGCGATACGACGCCACGGCGTTTCAAGGGCTGCCGCGCAACAAATTCATCAAGGCGCTGCGCGCGGAGGGCGTTCCGTGCAGCGATGGCTATCACGAGCAATACCACGACGGCCTGCTGGACGAGGCGATGAACTCGCGCGGCTTTCAACGGCTGTTCAGCGCTGATCGGTTGAAATCCTATCGCGAGAGTTATCAAGACCTCGCCGGCAACCGGCAGGTCTGCACGACGACCGTCGCGCTGCCGCAGAACCTGCTGCTTGCCGAGCGGAGCCAGCTCGATCGAATCGTCGAAGCGATGCGAAAAATCCAGGCGCACTGCGTGGAAATCAATCAGGCCACCTGA